A window of the Lactuca sativa cultivar Salinas chromosome 7, Lsat_Salinas_v11, whole genome shotgun sequence genome harbors these coding sequences:
- the LOC128127440 gene encoding uncharacterized protein LOC128127440, translated as MMKAANNGAAAFGEVERPDDKEGGGGGGGGRGRKNNNADDDEGNVSYRGEEDEDEEFARKNRLGLNKRGSDDDEECPRGGDLDFDDDDIEKGDEWEHEEIFTDDDEAVGNDPEEREDLLAPEIPAPPEIKQVHFKKIDKIKILFFKTLNNIYNIQDEGDEVTKAAAQKLISLCGWEPRWLPNIQDCEEHSAQSAKNGVSFNPSKHHNPNKKTISKDSSKKETRSPLLDCSLYGATVRILDFIHVNRPSRFSPNNIDVPEASKNIVITHGISAATGINGWVEAEQQTEDIDEAATT; from the exons ATGATGAAAGCTGCAAACAATGGTGCAGCTGCTTTTGGTGAAGTTGAAAGGCCTGATGACaaggaaggtggtggtggtggaggtggtggcagAGGGCGTAAAAACAATAATGCAGATGATGATGAAGGGAATGTGTCATATAGAGGAGAAGAAGATGAGGATGAAGAGTTTGCAAGGAAAAATAGACTTGGACTTAATAAAAGAGGgagtgatgatgatgaggaaTGCCCTAGAGGTGGTGATCttgattttgatgatgatgatattgaGAAAG GTGATGAGTGGGAGCATGAGGAGATTTTCACAGATGATGATGAAGCAGTTGGTAATGATCCTGAAGAGCGTGAAGACTTATTAGCCCCTGAAATCCCTGCTCCTCCTGAAATCAAACAGGTTCACTTTaaaaaaatagataaaattaaaatattgttttttaaaacattaaataatatatataatatccAAGATGAAGGCGATGAGGTTACAAAGGCCGCT gCACAGAAGTTGATAAGCCTTTGTGGGTGGGAGCCAAGGTGGCTTCCAAATATTCAAGATTGCGAAGAACATTCTGCTCAATCAGCTAAAAATGGTGTTTCTTTTAATCCTAGTAAACATCATAACCCTAATAAGAAAACAATATCCAAAGATTCTTCAAAGAAGGAAACTAGATCCCCCTTATTGGATTGCAGTTTATATGGGGCCACAGTAAGAATCTTGGATTTCATTCATGTAAATCGTCCTTCCCGTTTTTCCCCCAACAACATCGATGTCCCTGAAGCAAGTAAAAATATTGTAATCACACATGGAATAAGTGCAGCAACTGGAATTAATGGATGGGTTGAAGCTGAACAACAAACAGAAGACATTGATGAAGCTGCAACTACATGA